In a genomic window of Ardenticatenales bacterium:
- a CDS encoding phage tail sheath family protein has protein sequence MMIYNAPGIYVKEVPSGARPIQAVGTSTAAFVGVAPDPKAPRDRAIPINNWTEFVRTFAGNDNPDSTHLSQAVYGFFLNGGSRCYVVAVEKDKPIVGAAKKRAGLDLLAQVDEVAIVAAPGYTDADSYDALLSHCEEMKDRVAVLDSPAMVEDVADLTQVAAPTAEGAAAGKGRRPRQSKGGYGAAYYPWLVVRDAFAPSRQISTPPSGYVAGIWARSDATRGVHKAPANEIVRGALNVTHILTRDERAVLNPAGINVIHFLPQQGVTVWGARTVDDGSSEWRYLNVRRLFNMIEESIATSTRWIVFEPNDQTLWKSIRRDINAFLTRVWRDGALMGRTPDEAFFVKCDEETNPRENIDAGIVTTLIGIAPVKPAEFIVFRISQYEGGTETETEGGR, from the coding sequence ATCATGATCTATAACGCGCCAGGCATTTACGTTAAGGAGGTTCCCAGCGGGGCACGCCCAATCCAGGCGGTGGGGACCAGCACGGCAGCTTTTGTGGGCGTGGCCCCCGACCCGAAAGCGCCGCGAGATAGAGCCATTCCCATCAACAACTGGACGGAGTTTGTGCGTACATTTGCCGGCAACGACAACCCGGACAGCACACATTTATCGCAAGCGGTGTATGGCTTTTTCCTGAACGGGGGGTCGCGCTGCTATGTCGTCGCCGTGGAGAAGGACAAGCCGATTGTGGGCGCGGCCAAAAAACGGGCGGGACTCGATTTGTTGGCGCAGGTCGATGAGGTGGCCATTGTGGCCGCCCCTGGCTATACGGATGCCGATTCCTATGACGCGCTGCTCTCGCATTGCGAAGAGATGAAGGATCGGGTGGCGGTGCTGGATAGTCCGGCAATGGTGGAAGACGTGGCCGACCTGACGCAGGTGGCTGCGCCGACGGCGGAGGGAGCCGCGGCAGGAAAAGGTCGCCGCCCGCGCCAGTCGAAAGGGGGATACGGCGCGGCCTACTATCCCTGGCTGGTGGTGCGGGATGCGTTCGCGCCATCGCGCCAGATCAGCACACCCCCTTCGGGGTACGTTGCCGGCATTTGGGCACGCAGCGACGCCACCCGAGGAGTCCATAAAGCGCCCGCCAACGAAATCGTACGCGGCGCGCTCAATGTCACCCACATTCTCACACGAGATGAGCGGGCAGTCCTCAATCCTGCCGGCATCAACGTCATCCACTTCCTCCCGCAACAAGGCGTCACCGTCTGGGGCGCGCGCACCGTGGACGACGGCAGCAGCGAATGGCGCTACCTGAACGTGCGCCGCCTGTTCAACATGATCGAAGAGTCCATCGCCACCAGCACCCGCTGGATCGTCTTCGAGCCAAACGACCAGACGCTGTGGAAATCTATCCGGCGCGACATCAACGCCTTCCTCACCCGCGTCTGGCGCGATGGAGCGTTAATGGGACGCACGCCCGACGAAGCATTTTTTGTCAAGTGTGATGAGGAAACCAACCCACGCGAGAATATCGATGCCGGCATTGTCACCACCCTCATCGGCATCGCCCCCGTCAAACCCGCGGAATTTATCGTCTTCCGTATCAGCCAATACGAAGGCGGTACGGAAACCGAAACTGAAGGAGGCCGCTAA
- a CDS encoding DUF4255 domain-containing protein, producing the protein MIPEIDRRLIEWIGNVVGDVTISLAAPRDQEEGSGVSLYLLQLSSTPPASTSHVTPLQFTLHYLVTTWSDEPETAHQLLGDLTLAALDNAEMEVDLTPPVPEMWLALRMLPRPAFVLRVLVRKPRPDPDVRYVTQPLVLRAGPSVAFVGQVLGPEDVPIVGARVECAALNLTAITDGQGRFRFAAVPANLPLRLLVKAKRRQTQIITGPAADGQPCIIRMELP; encoded by the coding sequence ATGATCCCCGAGATTGACAGACGGCTAATAGAATGGATTGGAAACGTCGTCGGTGACGTGACCATATCCCTGGCCGCGCCACGGGATCAGGAAGAGGGAAGCGGCGTCTCGCTTTACTTGCTGCAATTGTCCAGCACGCCGCCGGCCAGCACTTCACACGTGACCCCGCTGCAATTCACGCTGCACTATCTGGTGACAACCTGGAGCGATGAGCCGGAAACGGCGCATCAACTGCTGGGCGATTTAACGCTGGCGGCGCTGGATAACGCGGAGATGGAGGTGGACTTGACGCCGCCGGTGCCGGAGATGTGGCTGGCGCTGCGGATGTTGCCGCGTCCGGCGTTTGTGCTGCGCGTGTTGGTACGGAAGCCGCGCCCCGACCCGGATGTGCGCTATGTGACACAGCCGCTGGTGTTGCGGGCGGGGCCGAGCGTGGCGTTTGTGGGGCAGGTGTTGGGGCCGGAAGATGTGCCTATCGTGGGAGCGCGTGTGGAGTGCGCGGCGTTGAATTTGACGGCGATTACGGATGGTCAGGGGCGGTTTCGGTTCGCGGCAGTGCCGGCAAATCTCCCCCTCCGCCTCCTCGTCAAAGCCAAAAGACGCCAGACCCAAATCATCACCGGCCCGGCCGCGGACGGGCAGCCCTGTATCATTCGCATGGAACTCCCGTGA
- a CDS encoding proprotein convertase P-domain-containing protein — MLRKISRFALLFLFIGAGIWLVLRASTLTRETVTRQDAIQALAPGRQGSGAVAATDTSQDITIIKGAPVAPAAVVNMMDVPSGPATVDRLYDAYLQGEADLEMNEGPVSEAVYEALVEESRRQGVDKTVQNYDINTPQGTLNPGVGFKAIDYTQSQQGVPPDPDIMVGRDHIVVGVNTSFQIFNKSGVSLVGPTLYASFWGSNCGTGSGVVMFDPWSGYDEAAGRYVMGITAYDPGVNGGDNGYACIAVSQTDSATGNWWLYSFDGNPGGGTDYFFDYPHLGIGQNALYLGANMFGASFVRNHIFAFDKNAMYNGQSANSVKINVGSANFTIQPAKIKGYATGGWPTNPNEPHYFIDAQYGNNQNTLTVWQFTDPFGSPSFTQAGTVTVNSYSLPVSQPQLGSSGQMQGNDDRLLDVEYWGGKLWATHAIGCNPGGGTVNCVRWYEINIAGGTPSLVQQGTFSSAGIYRSFPDLGVNACGDMLVGYSMMSSSMYPSIYVAGREAGDPLGQLKSETLMKSGEDYYTAYDSSPRRWGDYTGLALDPDGITFWYLGEYSRNQATARWSTWVGSFTWSACSVGPTPTPTAGPSPTPIPPTPTPGPISCTTYPSTDVPKVISSSGTPTVTSIVNVAASGTIADVNVLGLNGTHTWINDLDFNLQSPAGTTVQIMARSCSSEDNFNLSLDDEAAPGSWPCPPTDGGTYQPSNPLSAFDGQNSSGTWTLIIHDNANLDGGSLNGWSLEVCVEGAGGPTPTPTSVPPTPTNTPVPPTPTPIPPTPTPNPGGGETIYVSSTTNGNAGGVAFNDEDIISYDTNSGTWAMVFDGSDVGLTGDVNAFAFLSDGSLLLSIDGTATLSGVAVDDSDIVRFVPTSLGTNTAGTFSMYFDGSDVGLSTSSEDIDALQVLSDGSLIVSFTGSYSVTGASGVDEDLARFVPTSLGDNTAGTWSIYFDGSDVGLNTASSEDTNGLWIDSTNGDLYLTTVGVFSVTGVSGDGADLFVCHPITLGSTTSCNFGPGLYWDGSVYGFAGEVMDAVEIVR; from the coding sequence ATGCTTCGAAAGATATCGCGTTTTGCGTTACTGTTCTTGTTCATAGGTGCCGGCATTTGGCTGGTCCTACGCGCAAGCACCCTAACCCGTGAAACTGTCACCCGACAGGATGCCATCCAGGCGCTCGCGCCAGGGCGGCAAGGCAGCGGCGCCGTCGCCGCCACCGATACCAGCCAGGACATCACCATCATCAAAGGCGCCCCCGTCGCCCCGGCGGCCGTCGTGAACATGATGGACGTCCCCAGCGGTCCCGCCACAGTGGACCGCCTCTACGACGCTTATCTGCAAGGGGAAGCCGACCTGGAAATGAACGAAGGCCCCGTCAGCGAAGCCGTCTACGAAGCCCTCGTGGAAGAATCGCGGCGTCAGGGCGTGGACAAAACCGTCCAGAACTACGACATCAACACCCCTCAGGGAACCCTCAACCCCGGCGTTGGCTTCAAAGCCATCGACTACACCCAATCCCAACAAGGCGTCCCCCCCGACCCAGACATCATGGTGGGGCGTGACCACATCGTCGTCGGCGTCAACACCAGCTTCCAAATCTTCAACAAAAGCGGCGTCAGCCTCGTCGGTCCCACCCTCTACGCCAGCTTCTGGGGGTCCAACTGCGGCACCGGCAGCGGCGTCGTCATGTTCGACCCCTGGTCCGGCTACGACGAAGCCGCCGGACGCTACGTCATGGGCATCACCGCCTACGACCCCGGCGTCAACGGTGGCGACAACGGCTACGCCTGTATCGCCGTCTCCCAGACCGACAGCGCCACCGGCAACTGGTGGCTCTACTCCTTCGATGGCAACCCCGGCGGCGGCACGGATTACTTCTTCGACTACCCACACCTGGGCATCGGCCAAAACGCCCTCTACCTGGGCGCCAACATGTTCGGCGCTTCCTTCGTCCGCAATCATATCTTCGCCTTCGACAAGAACGCCATGTACAACGGCCAATCGGCCAACTCCGTGAAGATCAACGTCGGTTCCGCCAACTTCACCATCCAGCCCGCCAAGATAAAAGGGTACGCCACCGGCGGCTGGCCCACCAACCCCAACGAACCGCACTACTTCATCGACGCCCAATACGGCAACAACCAGAACACCCTCACCGTCTGGCAGTTCACCGACCCCTTTGGCTCCCCCTCCTTCACCCAGGCGGGAACCGTCACCGTCAACAGCTACAGCCTCCCCGTCAGCCAGCCGCAACTCGGCTCCTCGGGACAGATGCAGGGCAACGACGACCGCTTGCTGGACGTGGAATACTGGGGCGGCAAACTGTGGGCCACGCACGCCATCGGCTGCAACCCCGGTGGCGGCACGGTCAACTGCGTGCGCTGGTATGAAATCAACATCGCCGGCGGCACGCCCAGCCTGGTGCAACAGGGCACCTTCTCCAGTGCCGGCATTTATCGCAGCTTCCCCGACCTCGGCGTCAACGCCTGCGGCGACATGCTCGTCGGCTACAGCATGATGAGCAGCTCCATGTACCCCAGCATCTACGTCGCCGGACGCGAGGCGGGCGACCCCCTCGGCCAGTTGAAGAGCGAAACGCTCATGAAATCGGGCGAAGACTACTACACCGCCTACGACTCCAGCCCCCGTCGCTGGGGCGACTACACCGGCCTGGCCCTCGACCCAGACGGCATCACCTTCTGGTATCTGGGCGAATACTCCCGCAACCAGGCCACCGCCCGCTGGTCCACCTGGGTCGGCTCCTTCACCTGGTCCGCCTGCAGCGTCGGCCCCACGCCCACCCCCACCGCCGGCCCCTCCCCCACGCCGATTCCACCCACGCCCACCCCTGGCCCCATTTCCTGCACCACCTACCCCAGCACCGACGTACCCAAGGTAATTTCCTCCTCCGGCACGCCCACCGTCACCTCCATCGTCAACGTGGCCGCCAGCGGCACGATTGCCGACGTGAATGTGTTGGGCCTCAACGGAACCCATACCTGGATCAATGACCTGGACTTCAATCTGCAGAGTCCTGCCGGCACAACCGTGCAAATCATGGCCCGCTCCTGCAGCAGCGAAGACAACTTCAACCTCAGCCTCGACGACGAAGCCGCCCCCGGCTCCTGGCCCTGCCCCCCCACCGATGGCGGAACCTACCAGCCCAGCAACCCCCTCTCCGCCTTCGACGGCCAAAACAGCAGCGGCACCTGGACCCTGATCATCCACGACAACGCCAACCTCGACGGCGGCAGCCTCAACGGCTGGAGCCTGGAAGTCTGCGTCGAAGGCGCGGGCGGTCCCACCCCCACCCCCACCAGCGTCCCGCCCACACCCACCAACACCCCCGTCCCCCCCACACCCACCCCGATTCCTCCCACCCCCACACCCAATCCTGGCGGCGGTGAAACGATCTACGTCAGTTCCACTACGAACGGAAACGCTGGCGGCGTTGCTTTCAACGACGAGGACATCATCAGCTATGACACCAACAGCGGCACCTGGGCCATGGTCTTTGATGGCTCTGATGTCGGCCTCACGGGCGATGTCAATGCGTTCGCTTTCCTGTCCGATGGCTCCTTGCTCCTGAGCATTGATGGCACGGCCACCCTCAGCGGCGTCGCCGTGGATGACTCCGACATCGTGCGGTTCGTTCCCACATCGCTGGGGACAAACACGGCCGGCACCTTCTCCATGTACTTCGATGGCTCCGACGTCGGGTTGTCCACCAGCAGTGAGGACATTGACGCCCTGCAGGTCCTATCTGACGGCAGTCTCATCGTCAGCTTTACCGGCAGCTACAGCGTCACCGGCGCGTCTGGCGTGGATGAAGACCTGGCGCGCTTTGTGCCCACCAGCCTGGGAGACAATACGGCAGGAACCTGGAGCATCTACTTCGACGGTTCCGACGTGGGTCTCAACACCGCTTCCAGCGAAGATACCAATGGCCTGTGGATTGACAGCACCAACGGCGACCTCTACCTGACGACCGTTGGGGTCTTCTCCGTCACCGGCGTCAGTGGCGATGGCGCGGACCTCTTTGTCTGCCATCCGATCACGTTGGGCAGCACCACTTCCTGCAACTTCGGACCTGGCCTCTATTGGGACGGCTCGGTCTACGGCTTTGCCGGCGAAGTCATGGACGCGGTGGAAATCGTCCGCTAA
- a CDS encoding proprotein convertase P-domain-containing protein — protein sequence MFRRISRFALLFLFIGAGIWLVLRASTLTRETVTRQDAIQALAPGRQGSGAVAATDTSQDITIIKGAPVAPAAVVNMMDVPSGPATVDRLYDAYLQGEADLEMNEGPVSEAVYEALVEESRRQGVDKTVQNYDINTPQGTLNPGVGFKAIDYTQSQQGVPPDPDIMVGRDHIVVGVNTSFQIFNKSGVSLVGPTLYASFWGSNCGTGSGVVMFDPWSGYDEAAGRYVMGITAYDPGVNGGDNGYACIAVSQTDSATGNWWLYSFDGNPGGGTDYFFDYPHLGIGQNALYLGANMFGASFVRNHIFAFDKNAMYNGQSANSVKINVGSANFTIQPAKIKGYATGGWPTNPNEPHYFIDAQYGNNQNTLTVWQFTDPFGSPSFTQAGTVTVNSYSLPVSQPQLGSSGQMQGNDDRLLDVEYWGGKLWATHAIGCNPGGGTVNCVRWYEINIAGGTPSLVQQGTFSSAGIYRSFPDLGVNACGDMLVGYSMMSSSMYPSIYVAGREAGDPLGQLKSETLMKSGEDYYTAYDSSPRRWGDYTGLALDPDGITFWYLGEYSRNQATARWSTWVGSFTWSACSVGPTPTPTAGPSPTPIPPTPTPGPISCTTYPSTDVPKVISSSGTPTVTSIVNVAASGTIADVNVLGLNGTHTWINDLDFNLQSPAGTTVQIMARSCSSEDNFNLSLDDEAAPGSWPCPPTDGGTYQPSNPLSAFDGQNSSGTWTLIIHDNANLDGGSLNGWSLEVCVEGAGGPTPTPTSVPPTPTATGVPPTATNTPIPPTPTPIPPTPTPNPGGNDIIYVSSTTNGSAGGVSFADEDILSYDTGSGTWAMVFDGSDVGMTVDADAFAFLPDGSLLISPNVAATIAGISTDDSDILLFTPTSLGSNTAGSFSMYFDGSDVDLTTSGEDVDAVYVQANGSLIVSTSGSFSVSGASGRDEDLLLFTPTGLGANTSGTWSLYFDGSDVGLTDSSEDVYGVWVDANGDIYLTTAGAFAVTGVSGDGADIFVCAPGSLGSNTSCVFGPGLYWDGSANGYSGEIIDAMTIR from the coding sequence ATGTTTCGAAGGATTTCGCGTTTTGCGTTACTGTTCTTGTTCATAGGTGCCGGCATTTGGCTGGTCCTACGCGCAAGCACCCTAACCCGTGAAACTGTCACCCGACAGGATGCCATCCAGGCGCTTGCGCCAGGGCGGCAAGGCAGCGGCGCCGTCGCCGCCACCGATACCAGCCAGGACATCACCATCATCAAAGGCGCCCCCGTCGCCCCGGCGGCCGTCGTGAACATGATGGACGTCCCCAGCGGTCCCGCCACAGTGGACCGCCTCTACGACGCTTATCTGCAAGGGGAAGCCGACCTGGAAATGAACGAAGGCCCCGTCAGCGAAGCCGTCTACGAAGCCCTCGTGGAAGAATCGCGGCGTCAGGGCGTGGACAAAACCGTCCAGAACTACGACATCAACACCCCTCAGGGAACCCTCAACCCCGGCGTTGGCTTCAAAGCCATCGACTACACCCAATCCCAACAAGGCGTCCCCCCCGACCCAGACATCATGGTGGGGCGTGACCACATCGTCGTCGGCGTCAACACCAGCTTCCAAATCTTCAACAAAAGCGGCGTCAGCCTCGTCGGTCCCACCCTCTACGCCAGCTTCTGGGGGTCCAACTGCGGCACCGGCAGCGGCGTCGTCATGTTCGACCCCTGGTCCGGCTACGACGAAGCCGCCGGACGCTACGTCATGGGCATCACCGCCTACGACCCCGGCGTCAACGGTGGCGACAACGGCTACGCCTGTATCGCCGTCTCCCAGACCGACAGCGCCACCGGCAACTGGTGGCTCTACTCCTTCGATGGCAACCCCGGCGGCGGCACGGATTACTTCTTCGACTACCCACACCTGGGCATCGGCCAAAACGCCCTCTACCTGGGCGCCAACATGTTCGGCGCTTCCTTCGTCCGCAATCATATCTTCGCCTTCGACAAGAACGCCATGTACAACGGCCAATCGGCCAACTCCGTGAAGATCAACGTCGGTTCCGCCAACTTCACCATCCAGCCCGCCAAGATAAAAGGGTACGCCACCGGCGGCTGGCCCACCAACCCCAACGAACCGCACTACTTCATCGACGCCCAATACGGCAACAACCAGAACACCCTCACCGTCTGGCAGTTCACCGACCCCTTTGGCTCCCCCTCCTTCACCCAGGCGGGAACCGTCACCGTCAACAGCTACAGCCTCCCCGTCAGCCAGCCGCAACTCGGCTCCTCGGGACAGATGCAGGGCAACGACGACCGCTTGCTGGACGTGGAATACTGGGGCGGCAAACTGTGGGCCACGCACGCCATCGGCTGCAACCCCGGTGGCGGCACGGTCAACTGCGTGCGCTGGTATGAAATCAACATCGCCGGCGGCACGCCCAGCCTGGTGCAACAGGGCACCTTCTCCAGTGCCGGCATTTATCGCAGCTTCCCCGACCTCGGCGTCAACGCCTGCGGCGACATGCTCGTCGGCTACAGCATGATGAGCAGCTCCATGTACCCCAGCATCTACGTCGCCGGACGCGAGGCGGGCGACCCCCTCGGCCAGTTGAAGAGCGAAACGCTCATGAAATCGGGCGAAGACTACTACACCGCCTACGACTCCAGCCCCCGTCGCTGGGGCGACTACACCGGCCTGGCCCTCGACCCAGACGGCATCACCTTCTGGTATCTGGGCGAATACTCCCGCAACCAGGCCACCGCCCGCTGGTCCACCTGGGTCGGCTCCTTCACCTGGTCCGCCTGCAGCGTCGGCCCCACGCCCACCCCCACCGCCGGCCCCTCCCCCACGCCGATTCCACCCACGCCCACCCCTGGCCCCATTTCCTGCACCACCTACCCCAGCACCGACGTACCCAAGGTAATTTCCTCCTCCGGCACGCCCACCGTCACCTCCATCGTCAACGTGGCCGCCAGCGGCACGATTGCCGACGTGAATGTGTTGGGCCTCAACGGAACCCATACCTGGATCAATGACCTGGACTTCAATCTGCAGAGTCCTGCCGGCACAACCGTGCAAATCATGGCCCGCTCCTGCAGCAGCGAAGACAACTTCAACCTCAGCCTCGACGACGAAGCCGCCCCCGGCTCCTGGCCCTGCCCCCCCACCGATGGCGGAACCTACCAGCCCAGCAACCCCCTCTCCGCCTTCGACGGCCAAAACAGCAGCGGCACCTGGACCCTGATCATCCACGACAACGCCAACCTCGACGGCGGCAGCCTCAACGGCTGGAGCCTGGAAGTCTGCGTCGAAGGCGCGGGCGGTCCCACCCCCACCCCCACCAGCGTCCCGCCCACACCTACGGCCACCGGCGTGCCGCCTACCGCCACCAACACCCCCATCCCCCCCACCCCCACCCCGATTCCTCCCACCCCCACACCCAATCCTGGCGGGAACGACATTATTTATGTCAGTTCCACAACCAATGGCAGCGCGGGCGGCGTTTCCTTTGCTGACGAAGACATACTTAGCTACGATACGGGTAGTGGTACGTGGGCCATGGTTTTTGACGGCTCTGACGTTGGCATGACCGTGGACGCAGATGCGTTTGCCTTCCTGCCGGACGGCTCTCTACTCATCAGCCCCAATGTGGCCGCGACGATTGCCGGCATCTCCACCGACGATTCCGACATCCTGCTGTTCACCCCCACCTCGCTCGGCTCGAATACCGCCGGCTCCTTCTCCATGTACTTCGACGGGTCCGACGTCGATCTGACGACCAGCGGCGAGGATGTCGATGCCGTATACGTGCAGGCCAATGGCAGCCTGATCGTCAGCACGTCTGGCAGCTTTAGCGTCAGCGGCGCCTCGGGTCGGGATGAAGATTTGTTGTTGTTCACACCCACCGGTCTGGGCGCGAACACGTCCGGTACGTGGAGCCTTTACTTCGACGGCTCCGATGTTGGTCTCACTGACAGCAGTGAAGATGTGTATGGCGTCTGGGTTGACGCCAATGGCGACATCTACTTGACAACCGCCGGTGCGTTTGCGGTGACGGGCGTCAGCGGTGATGGCGCGGACATCTTCGTCTGCGCGCCCGGTTCGCTGGGCAGCAATACTTCTTGCGTCTTTGGCCCCGGTCTCTACTGGGACGGTTCGGCCAACGGCTACAGCGGTGAGATCATAGATGCCATGACCATCAGATGA
- a CDS encoding tetratricopeptide repeat protein produces the protein MSEQSPRPFYHFSLLGELEITKVIPEGSIRIPPPPHRTHTLLLGLLLRPRPLARERLAGWLFPDLPEKTGRQRLSDLLWVVRKALPDLPLQTSNKDVLLPADARWLDVEAFQKYAAQDDPPNWLAAINLYKGPLLTNGLGGWLNEESESLYLQYIRLLHRCVSHLAQNQQFEAALHLAQRLIQEEPYDEKALRLLMRAHHALGQRGAALAAYEHFVVLIQEELKIEPEPATQELAQAIQTAAITLRSAPTITVDASPESLLQQARLALDRAYRSAVETCLQRLGTLLPACTNQHSPLCTAYKLLQVDLALLYDEYDTAGRVLATCDAAQPAVMARQARLDYFAGRSEQAHDRAEQALLCAYETGNQQDQLEALLVLARVQWGLSKGTQALVSVEQALILARQFGMPASIARARLIQGFTLIHQGRQNEATRCFHEVLSLAHEHDLQAHRGEAWHGLGIILSNQGRLLEAEKYSKKALQTWRDLGMRSEEARVLQTLAMHDSQLGRNVEGLRLLAQARTIYTQIGSRFWLAYNQYCQASLLQSYDDSLLPDSIQVASAALNTFRELKMPGWEAATLTILGYSLWLTEQHQQALTTLRQAYRIQSDVGDVLYLPEVLLIQGLAHLGLGQKAQALDCTRRALLALAQGAADQQYASSIYYAHAVVLEALGQKQEAHDYFKRGYKSLLQDAAQLQDEPAREAFFHRDPIVRRLMEEAHIRDIAPPPTASVVTRLMPALTGARLIPVHLTLDAGPADAAIRQSQGKVALRRARLARILQEAESQGADPTAADIAQLLDVSKRTVQRDQAFLQQSP, from the coding sequence ATGAGCGAGCAATCCCCACGCCCCTTCTACCACTTTTCCCTTCTGGGAGAACTGGAAATTACCAAAGTAATCCCAGAAGGGAGCATACGCATCCCCCCTCCTCCCCATCGCACCCACACATTGCTGTTGGGCTTGCTCCTGCGCCCACGCCCATTGGCCCGTGAGCGACTCGCCGGCTGGCTGTTCCCGGATTTGCCGGAAAAGACGGGGCGACAACGCCTGAGTGACTTGCTCTGGGTGGTGCGCAAAGCGCTGCCTGACCTGCCCCTGCAAACCAGCAATAAAGATGTGCTCCTCCCCGCCGATGCCCGGTGGTTGGATGTGGAAGCATTCCAAAAATACGCCGCTCAGGATGATCCGCCCAATTGGCTCGCTGCCATCAATCTCTACAAGGGACCCCTGCTAACGAACGGGCTGGGTGGCTGGCTCAACGAAGAAAGCGAATCGCTCTATTTGCAATACATCCGTCTGTTGCACCGCTGCGTGAGCCACCTGGCGCAAAACCAGCAATTTGAGGCTGCGCTGCACCTGGCGCAGCGGCTGATTCAGGAGGAGCCTTACGACGAAAAAGCGCTGCGGCTGCTCATGCGCGCCCACCACGCTCTGGGGCAGCGGGGCGCGGCCCTGGCTGCCTACGAGCATTTCGTCGTCCTGATCCAGGAGGAACTGAAGATCGAGCCGGAACCGGCCACGCAAGAACTGGCCCAGGCTATCCAGACGGCCGCCATTACTTTGCGCAGCGCGCCAACCATTACGGTGGATGCCTCGCCAGAATCGTTGCTGCAACAGGCACGATTGGCCCTGGACCGGGCCTATCGTTCCGCGGTGGAGACGTGCTTACAACGTTTGGGGACATTGCTGCCGGCATGTACCAACCAACATTCGCCTCTATGTACTGCATACAAGCTGTTGCAAGTAGACCTGGCCCTGTTATATGACGAATACGACACGGCCGGCCGCGTGCTGGCAACCTGCGACGCGGCCCAACCCGCCGTGATGGCCCGCCAGGCGCGGCTGGATTATTTCGCCGGGCGTTCGGAGCAGGCGCATGATCGCGCGGAACAGGCGCTGCTCTGCGCCTATGAGACGGGCAATCAACAGGATCAGTTAGAGGCGCTGCTGGTGCTGGCGCGGGTGCAATGGGGGTTGAGCAAGGGGACGCAGGCGTTGGTAAGCGTGGAGCAGGCGTTGATATTGGCGCGGCAGTTTGGAATGCCGGCATCTATCGCCCGCGCCCGTCTCATTCAAGGCTTCACCCTCATCCACCAGGGACGACAAAACGAAGCCACCCGCTGCTTCCATGAAGTCCTCTCCCTGGCCCATGAACACGACCTGCAAGCCCACCGCGGCGAAGCGTGGCACGGATTGGGCATCATCCTCTCCAACCAGGGGCGCCTCCTGGAAGCGGAAAAATATAGCAAAAAAGCCCTGCAAACATGGCGCGACCTGGGCATGCGTAGCGAAGAAGCCCGCGTGCTGCAAACCCTGGCCATGCACGATTCCCAACTCGGTCGCAATGTGGAAGGGCTGCGACTGCTGGCCCAGGCGCGGACCATCTACACGCAAATCGGCAGCCGCTTCTGGCTCGCCTATAACCAGTATTGCCAGGCCTCCCTCCTGCAAAGCTACGATGATAGTCTCCTCCCCGATTCCATCCAGGTGGCCTCCGCCGCGCTAAATACGTTCCGAGAATTGAAGATGCCCGGCTGGGAAGCCGCCACGCTCACCATCCTCGGCTACTCCCTCTGGTTGACGGAACAACACCAGCAGGCCCTGACCACGCTGCGCCAGGCATATCGCATCCAGAGCGATGTGGGCGATGTCCTCTACCTGCCGGAAGTGCTGCTGATCCAGGGGCTGGCGCATCTCGGATTGGGGCAAAAAGCACAGGCTCTAGACTGTACGCGGCGGGCGCTGCTGGCGCTGGCGCAAGGGGCTGCCGACCAGCAATATGCTTCCAGCATCTACTACGCCCATGCCGTCGTGCTGGAAGCGTTAGGACAAAAACAGGAGGCGCACGATTACTTCAAACGCGGCTACAAGAGCCTGTTGCAAGACGCGGCCCAACTTCAGGATGAACCAGCGCGCGAGGCGTTCTTTCACCGAGACCCCATTGTACGCCGGCTCATGGAAGAGGCGCACATTCGGGACATTGCGCCGCCGCCGACGGCCAGCGTGGTCACACGCCTGATGCCGGCACTTACCGGCGCGCGCCTCATCCCCGTCCACCTCACCCTGGATGCCGGCCCCGCCGACGCCGCCATCAGGCAGTCACAGGGCAAAGTCGCTCTGCGGCGCGCACGGCTGGCCCGCATCCTCCAAGAAGCCGAATCCCAGGGAGCCGACCCCACGGCTGCCGATATCGCCCAACTGCTCGACGTCAGCAAACGCACCGTACAGCGTGACCAGGCATTTTTACAACAATCCCCGTGA